The sequence ACCCTCCAGGTTCAGACTCCGGAGTCTGACTTCACTGGGTCAGGGTCGGATGGGAGATGTGGGATCAGGATCGGGAGAGGGGGGGGTGGTGCGGAGGGCGGCCCACTGGGACGGCGGACTGGCTGCCGGAGACAGGGTCGCCCAGGGCATGCACGCCAGCAGCACCACCAGGATTCCCCGGCTTGCCCTTCGCAGGATTTTCGGATATGTCAAAGAGGATATGGATTGCATATTTTAAATACCTGACGTGTCAATAACTACAATAAAGCAGGGTGACCCCGTTGCTGATTTAAACGCTGCTGACTTAGCTTAAACAGCTCTTTTTGGCATCAAAAAGTGCGCGCTAAGACGTTTTTGGGCCTTGTTTTAGACAATATCTTATGTAAAAACAGAGACTTATCGGGGTCAGACCCTGATAACAAGGATGTCATTGCGGTTGGGCTGGATCTGCCAGAAGCAGGTGATGCCCGGCTTCATGGACAGGCGCCGGCGCTCCCAGCGCTCATAGCATTTGACCTCTGAGGGCGCCGGCGGCCGCGGCCCCACCACGCTCAGTTCTCCTTTGAGCACATTGATGAACTGGGGCAGCTCATCCAGCCCGGTTTTGCGCAAAAAAGTGCCGATATAGGGAATGATGCGCGGGTCATTTTTAATCTTGAACGCCGGGCCGTCGCATTCATTGGCATGTTGCAGCGCCTCCAGGCGGGCCTCTGCATCCGGCACCATGGTCCGGAACTTGTACAGGTCAAATTTGCGGCCGTTCTGCCCCAGCCGCACCTGTTTGTACAGCACGGGCCCGCCGGGCGACAGCCACTTGATCAGCACGGCTGCCGCAGCCCAGACCGGCAGGGTCGCAACAATCCCCGCCACTGCCATCCCATAGTCGATGGCCGCCTTGAAAAGCTCACCGCGGTATTCCGGGGTGTTGTCAATCCCTAAGGCCGGAACCCCCAGAAACGTCTCATATTTCAAAAGCCCCACCTTGGGATTGATGCCCAGGCCTCGGCCCGGACCGCTTCGATGATCTCTTTTGCCGTGGCCCCTCCCCGCCCAGGATCATCATGAGCAGCAGATAATAGTTGGGTGCAGTTGACAGACCTGGAGATGACCGGAGTTATTCACGAAGCATATTTATTTTCCTTCAGAAATTTGGAGTGGTCG is a genomic window of Desulfotignum phosphitoxidans DSM 13687 containing:
- a CDS encoding sugar transferase produces the protein MKYETFLGVPALGIDNTPEYRGELFKAAIDYGMAVAGIVATLPVWAAAAVLIKWLSPGGPVLYKQVRLGQNGRKFDLYKFRTMVPDAEARLEALQHANECDGPAFKIKNDPRIIPYIGTFLRKTGLDELPQFINVLKGELSVVGPRPPAPSEVKCYERWERRRLSMKPGITCFWQIQPNRNDILVIRV